The genomic DNA GTACCTGGGCACCACGTAACCTATCCTTCCGAAGCCTGGGAAGCCCGTTATCAGCACTGAGCCCTTAAGGGACTCCTCAGGCTCCCTCAGAACTATTTCGACCTTGGCCAACCCTCCTTACCTCCCTTACGCGGACTACGTCCTGGCCTTTAAGCCTGGCCATCAGCGACCCTGGGGCCCTAGCCTTTCCCACGGCTAAAAGCTCGTCGTTCTCGTTGACCACTAGCACCTCGTCACCAGGCCTTATCCCGGTGTCGGCGAGCAGCACCATCTCGCCCCTGACGTCGCCGTCCTCGTAGCCCCTTACTACAACCCTCATGAAGGGCGGCCTTGTGGAGGCCCTTATGATCTCCCCAGCCCTGAGGCTTATCGTGA from uncultured Acidilobus sp. JCHS includes the following:
- a CDS encoding Prefoldin, molecular chaperone implicated in de novo protein folding, alpha subunit, with protein sequence MPTRRPATEEELGVLRALLSLQFGDDVAKALTSLPLLVERRRGKIRYVYAADGERLMTLRPTDFMFTISLRAGEIIRASTRPPFMRVVVRGYEDGDVRGEMVLLADTGIRPGDEVLVVNENDELLAVGKARAPGSLMARLKGQDVVRVREVRRVGQGRNSSEGA